From the genome of Vicia villosa cultivar HV-30 ecotype Madison, WI linkage group LG2, Vvil1.0, whole genome shotgun sequence, one region includes:
- the LOC131653654 gene encoding COP1-interacting protein 7-like: MDPSSCLDHALFQLTPTRTRCDLVIVAGGVSERLASGLLEPFLSHLKCAKDQISKGGYSITLHPVGTFAPWFTKATLQRFVRFVSTPEVLERFVTIEKEIVQIEGSVQSSEVEGNLSYVEGRVKRSTNSSNQDGHEENSRVRLQRVLDNRKAMLCKEQAMAYARALVAGYYPESMDDLICFADAFGASRLREACLNFLELCKQKNEDKLWMDEIAAMQVSSQPVLPYLRTSGIVLAGEDESTPSHASLDIGQDDTLPASGQTPSTDGRAQMPKSWPNHHPQYIHNFQGHPFQQMPPYQGGYVYPGMQVPPSSYFPGNMQWPPNEDRSHNDKTYKKKKKKKNKQSQVVEHSEEDKSTTSSESSYESDSDADSKQSKKNSSAERMHKKKHGKKSSRKVVIRNINYITSKGDGEKGSTTDGSLSNEEEFINGDSLKHKVEEAVASFEKRNKSNSRHHKKQHSAKHLGSVNDSTVSDSNGIKDGNNWDAFQNLLLIDDDDSKRDTEKQPMKFEEEYMMNKNFEDGGSKEFEGEAGFAKTRVVSDDSFVVTQRELNNEGRNRAEYFKEGKDEPTFMQKKNNTDEDLMFSRRNEESGRYYSTSSATDGLPIEKNKKDILADDSFMIEARSSQNKFNSQSAANISSVSDIIGTTEFTNGTQGSHKKTETLISREPDDLLMVLDRDSAVVQNATPWRMEMDYENNIALSEANRKPSDVGTDKIRVPNHEGADKKTSGTKNGKISSKDAKSKAPNASVGRSKSEIMTRSRTLPGSKTTVTKSKSEKEEETRKRREELMIQRQKRIAERSAKKTGTETKNSTKKGNPKIHPSNEETKKSNKPVIRSSTINRLATARVTQRKVSPSQPKPSPAKKPSLKANKVPLQQKKQLSKEVKSSNPREDVRKTKGKVLSDTNAKTKNEVKASPVLSIKPVAAQAVEQNNNNQDLKVIGEVSKASPEKHPRSLISEREIVHENMHHIRTNSSLPNHDHPSGGNQSRGEEVSDKLPSLHGDNMITASTAALPIKPLIYTASNSKVDQKIEESYVTPPKVSEIQISTPPPSNQAMQESNHNRKKWINDEEDSSKAAKGFRKLLFFGRRS; this comes from the exons ATGGATCCAAGTTCTTGTCTTGATCATGCCCTTTTTCAACTCACACCAACAAGAACAAG ATGTGACTTGGTGATTGTTGCTGGTGGTGTGAGTGAAAGATTGGCTTCTGGGCTGTTGGAACCTTTTCTTTCTCATCTCAAATGTGCCAAAGATCAGATTTCAAAAGGTGGCTATTCCATTACACTGCATCCAGTTGGTACTTTTGCTCCATGGTTCACCAAAGCCACCCTGCAAAG GTTTGTTAGATTTGTAAGCACTCCAGAAGTTCTAGAGAGGTTTGTAACCATAGAAAAGGAGATTGTGCAGATTGAAGGTTCAGTTCAATCAAGTGAGGTAGAAG GAAATCTGTCATATGTGGAAGGACGTGTCAAAAGGTCGACTAATTCCTCCAATCAAGATGGACATGAAGAGAATTCGAG GGTTCGTCTTCAACGTGTTCTAGACAATCGTAAAGCTATGCTTTGTAAAGAGCAAGCAATGGCCTATGCACGTGCTTTAGTTGCGGGATATTATCCAGAATCAATGGATGATCTTATTTGTTTCGCCGATGCTTTTGGAGCTTCGCGTTTAAG GGAAGCATGCTTGAACTTCTTAGAGCTATGCAAACAAAAGAATGAAGACAAGCTTTGGATGGACGAGATCGCAGCCATGCAGGTGTCTTCGCAACCTGTGTTGCCTTACTTACGAACTTCTGGAATCGTACTTGCGGGTGAAGATGAGTCAACCCCAAGCCATGCCAGTTTGGACATTGGCCAAG ATGATACCTTGCCAGCATCAGGTCAAACTCCGTCAACCGATGGAAGGGCTCAAATGCCAAAGTCGTGGCCGAACCATCATCCGCAGTACATTCACAATTTTCAAGGTCATCCATTCCAACAAATGCCTCCATACCAAGGAGGATATGTGTATCCTGGTATGCAGGTTCCTCCCTCTTCATATTTTCCAGGGAATATGCAATGGCCTCCAAACGAGGATCGCTCTCACAACGATAAAACatacaagaaaaagaagaagaagaaaaacaaacAATCTCAAGTAGTGGAGCACTCTGAAGAAGACAAATCAACTACATCGTCTGAGTCTAGCTACGAGAGTGATTCAGATGCTGATTCAAAGCAAAGCAAAAAGAACTCGTCAGCAGAGCGTATGCACAAAAAGAAGCATGGAAAGAAGTCCTCGAGGAAAGTAGTTATACGCAATATAAACTATATAACCTCTAAAGGAGATGGTGAAAAGGGTAGTACCACAGACGGGAGTTTATCGAATGAGGAAGAATTTATCAATGGAGATTCCTTGAAACACAAGGTAGAGGAAGCTGTTGCGTCTTTTGAGAAAAGAAACAAATCAAACTCGCGTCACCATAAGAAACAACATAGCGCGAAGCATCTTGGCAGTGTAAATGATTCAACTGTTTCTGATTCCAATGGCATAAAAGACGGTAACAATTGGGATGCTTTCCAGAATCTTCTTTTGATAGACGATGATGATTCTAAGCGTGATACAGAAAAACAGCCGATGAAGTTTGAGGAAGAGTATATGATGAACAAAAATTTTGAGGATGGAGGGTCAAAGGAATTTGAAGGTGAAGCAGGCTTCGCTAAAACTCGAGTAGTTTCAGATGATTCCTTTGTTGTGACACAGAGGGAATTGAACAATGAGGGTCGAAATCGCGCTGAATACTTCAAGGAAGGGAAGGATGAACCTACATTTATGCAGAAAAAGAATAATACCGACGAGGATTTGATGTTTTCTCGGAGAAACGAAGAATCTGGTAGATATTATTCGACTTCTTCAGCTACAGATGGTTTACCTATAGAGAAAAACAAGAAAGACATTTTGGCTGACGACTCTTTCATGATTGAAGCTCGATCGTCgcaaaataaatttaattctCAATCAGCTGCTAACATTAGTTCAGTTTCAGACATTATCGGCACGACTGAATTCACAAACGGAACACAAGGTTCACACAAGAAGACTGAAACCTTAATTTCTCGCGAGCCGGACGATCTCTTGATGGTTCTTGATCGCGATTCAGCTGTTGTGCAGAATGCAACACCCTGGAGAATGGAAATGGATTATGAAAACAACATTGCATTATCTGAAGCAAATAGAAAGCCTTCTGACGTTGGAACCGATAAAATTCGTGTGCCTAATCATGAAGGCGCGGATAAGAAAACTAGTGGAACAAAAAATGGGAAAATTTCAAGTAAAGATGCAAAGTCAAAGGCTCCAAATGCATCTGTTGGGAGAAGCAAATCTGAAATCATGACAAGAAGTAGAACACTGCCGGGAAGCAAAACTACGGTTACGAAGAGCAAATCCGAGAAG GAAGAAGAAACTAGAAAGAGAAGGGAAGAGTTAATGATCCAGCGACAGAAAAGAATCGCGGAAAGAAGTGCCAAGAAGACTGGAACAGAAACTAAGAATTCTACAAAGAAAGGGAATCCTAAGATTCATCCATCTAACGAAGAGACTAAGAAATCGAACAAACCAGTCATTAGGAGTTCGACCATCAATCGCCTCGCTACTGCCCGAGTAACTCAGCGGAAGGTTTCTCCGAGTCAACCAAAACCAAGTCCAGCCAAGAAACCTTCCTTGAAGGCAAATAAGGTACCTTTGCAGCAGAAGAAACAGCTCTCAAAAGAAGTCAAATCTTCGAATCCTAGAGAAGACGTGCGTAAAACCAAAGGGAAAGTTCTATCCGACACTAACGCGAAGACAAAGAATGAAGTAAAAGCCTCACCAGTGCTGTCTATCAAACCTGTTGCCGCGCAAGCTgttgaacaaaacaacaacaatcaagaTTTGAAAGTCATTGGAGAAGTATCCAAGGCATCACCAGAGAAACATCCAAGATCTTTGATTTCAGAAAGAGAAATCGTGCATGAAAATATGCACCACATTCGCACGAACTCCTCTTTGCCAAATCACGATCATCCGTCCGGAGGAAATCAGTCTAGAGGTGAAGAAGTATCAGACAAGTTACCTTCACTTCATGGTGATAACATGATCACAGCTTCTACTGCAGCATTACCTATCAAACCATTAATATACACTGCTTCGAATTCAAAGGTTGATCAGAAAATAGAAGAAAGTTATGTTACTCCACCTAAAGTCTCGGAGATACAAATTTCTACTCCTCCGCCGAGTAACCAAGCGATGCAGGAATCAAACCATAACAGGAAGAAATGGATCAATGATGAGGAGGACTCTTCAAAAGCGGCGAAAGGATTCCGTAAGCTTCTCTTCTTTGGAAGAAGGAGCTGA